A stretch of the uncultured Desulfobacter sp. genome encodes the following:
- a CDS encoding DUF5714 domain-containing protein: protein MGHLEFLHALALEQLPLADNTVDLVISNCVINLSQDKRQTFAEIFRILVPGGRIFISDVVTDVPCPPEIQNDAVLRGACLSGALVQPQLMSILESAGFSRIRVVKRFFYKEVLNHKFYAVTYTAFRPKAAEKTMVVYPGPHAAVMTDDGQLLLRGQSSEAIRPSDAGEDTTIFELDHMGSVSNIEAMNSCSCELPPPPVEENNATVSQTAPSFHQMGVKFQQDCMLCGKPLVYLEKEIPKSCVFCGNEYPANAVCEQGHFVCDHCHGKDMVDVVKHICTHTDATDMIELMNQLRSHPSFPLHGPEHHFAVPGVITAVYRNLGGDITNSDITMAIDRGRGVPGGVCAFWGTCGAAVGAGIALGVILKSTPLKPKARQIVQQVSEAIIHDLNRIEAARCCQREVWTTFKTLARLSKTYLPLALKAQGDVQCRQQGKNRECIRQACPYFKV, encoded by the coding sequence ATAGGCCACTTAGAATTTTTACATGCGTTAGCCCTGGAACAACTGCCCCTGGCGGATAACACCGTGGATCTGGTCATCTCCAACTGTGTCATTAACCTTTCCCAGGACAAACGGCAGACCTTTGCTGAGATTTTCCGTATACTTGTCCCCGGCGGACGCATTTTTATTTCAGATGTGGTCACAGATGTTCCCTGTCCCCCTGAAATCCAGAATGATGCCGTACTCAGGGGGGCATGTCTGTCTGGTGCCCTTGTGCAGCCTCAGCTGATGAGCATCCTGGAATCAGCCGGATTCAGCCGGATCCGGGTGGTAAAACGTTTTTTTTACAAAGAGGTGTTGAACCACAAGTTTTATGCTGTCACCTATACGGCTTTTCGTCCTAAGGCGGCGGAAAAAACCATGGTTGTTTATCCAGGCCCCCACGCCGCAGTGATGACCGACGATGGACAGTTGCTTTTACGCGGACAATCGTCAGAAGCCATCAGACCTTCTGATGCCGGCGAGGACACGACGATTTTTGAGCTGGATCACATGGGCAGTGTATCCAACATCGAAGCGATGAACTCCTGCAGCTGCGAGCTGCCTCCGCCGCCTGTGGAAGAAAACAATGCCACCGTGAGCCAAACGGCGCCTTCATTCCATCAAATGGGTGTGAAGTTCCAACAGGACTGCATGCTGTGCGGTAAACCACTGGTTTATCTGGAAAAAGAGATCCCAAAGTCTTGTGTCTTCTGCGGTAATGAATACCCTGCCAATGCCGTATGCGAACAAGGGCATTTTGTCTGTGACCACTGCCATGGAAAAGATATGGTGGATGTGGTCAAACATATCTGCACCCATACTGATGCAACAGATATGATTGAACTGATGAACCAGCTTCGCAGTCATCCTTCGTTTCCCCTTCATGGTCCTGAACATCATTTTGCAGTGCCCGGCGTCATCACTGCCGTGTATAGAAATCTGGGCGGCGATATCACAAACAGCGACATCACCATGGCCATTGACCGCGGAAGAGGCGTTCCCGGCGGGGTCTGCGCCTTCTGGGGGACCTGCGGTGCTGCCGTGGGTGCAGGAATTGCCTTGGGGGTCATTTTGAAAAGTACGCCGTTAAAACCCAAAGCCAGGCAGATCGTCCAGCAAGTTTCCGAAGCGATTATCCACGACCTGAACCGGATAGAGGCGGCCCGCTGCTGTCAGCGGGAGGTTTGGACAACATTTAAGACCCTGGCCCGGTTGTCAAAAACTTACCTGCCCCTGGCCTTGAAGGCTCAAGGTGATGTGCAATGCCGGCAGCAAGGCAAAAACAGGGAGTGCATCCGGCAAGCCTGCCCCTATTTTAAGGTGTAA
- a CDS encoding TIGR04283 family arsenosugar biosynthesis glycosyltransferase: MRPVISIIIPVYGEADRINRTINYLKSSASQMLWATEIIVVDGDSKQGTLKAINDPDVIKTASPAGRGVQMNHGARAATADLLLFLHADTILPANAIKTIFHICRDKDVAGGAFDLAIGASHPGFRIIEKGATLRSRITRIPFGDQAIFIKAAYFWALGGYKPIALMEDVDIMIRLKKKGYKIRFIADPVVTSARRWKKEGMIYTTLRNWMLQLLFYMGVSPEKLKAYYD; encoded by the coding sequence TTGAGGCCTGTAATCTCCATAATTATACCTGTATACGGCGAAGCCGACCGTATTAACCGGACCATTAACTACCTTAAATCATCGGCATCGCAGATGTTATGGGCCACAGAAATTATTGTGGTGGATGGAGATTCGAAACAAGGGACCCTTAAAGCGATCAATGACCCGGATGTTATAAAAACAGCATCGCCTGCCGGCCGGGGAGTACAGATGAACCATGGGGCCAGGGCCGCGACCGCAGATCTGCTGCTGTTTCTTCATGCAGATACCATTCTGCCTGCAAATGCAATCAAAACAATTTTCCATATCTGCCGGGACAAGGATGTTGCCGGCGGTGCATTTGATTTAGCCATTGGCGCTTCCCATCCGGGGTTTCGCATCATCGAAAAAGGTGCAACCCTGCGTTCCCGAATCACCCGGATTCCTTTTGGAGACCAGGCCATATTCATTAAAGCGGCATACTTTTGGGCGCTGGGAGGATATAAACCCATTGCGCTGATGGAAGATGTGGACATCATGATCAGACTCAAAAAAAAGGGATATAAAATCCGCTTCATTGCAGATCCTGTGGTGACCTCGGCTCGGCGCTGGAAAAAGGAAGGCATGATATATACGACCCTTCGCAACTGGATGCTTCAACTGCTCTTTTATATGGGGGTCAGCCCGGAAAAATTAAAAGCGTACTATGACTGA
- a CDS encoding response regulator has protein sequence MMISAYYGQINKQAAKNVNITTFLTKPVTPSTLYDNILSAMGYESHKPVDIDTTPETVIKAKEKLHGAKVLLVEDNDINQEVAIDLLTQNGIDVICAYHGKEALALLEHHHFDGVLMDIQMPVMDGYEATRRIRKNTKYSHLPIIAMTANAMVGERQKVIDGGMNDYISKPLDINEMFITMARRISPKEPVEVKIAQPAVQYRDTLYIPEMSHIHIQQGLRNANNNPKLYRKLLLKFRKNYQEFIAQIREDITQGRRKEAELAVHTFKGLSGTIGASELYKIATQLNNACIETQFKEITVLSFVSTNLKLV, from the coding sequence ATGATGATTTCCGCGTACTATGGGCAGATCAACAAACAGGCTGCAAAGAATGTTAACATTACAACGTTTCTCACAAAGCCGGTAACGCCTTCCACCCTGTATGACAATATTCTGTCCGCTATGGGGTATGAATCCCATAAACCGGTTGATATCGACACCACGCCGGAAACAGTGATTAAAGCAAAAGAAAAACTTCATGGTGCAAAGGTTTTGCTGGTCGAGGATAATGATATCAATCAGGAAGTGGCCATTGATCTGCTGACTCAGAACGGTATCGATGTCATTTGTGCATATCACGGTAAAGAGGCGTTGGCGTTATTGGAGCACCACCACTTTGACGGTGTGTTGATGGACATTCAAATGCCGGTGATGGATGGATACGAAGCCACCCGAAGAATCCGCAAGAATACCAAATATTCACATCTTCCCATTATCGCCATGACAGCCAACGCAATGGTGGGCGAACGGCAGAAAGTAATCGATGGGGGGATGAATGATTATATCTCCAAGCCGCTGGATATCAATGAGATGTTCATTACCATGGCGAGGAGGATCAGCCCTAAGGAACCTGTCGAAGTGAAGATTGCTCAGCCGGCGGTCCAATACCGTGACACTCTATACATTCCGGAAATGTCGCATATTCATATACAGCAAGGGTTAAGGAATGCGAATAACAACCCTAAATTGTACCGTAAGCTGTTATTGAAATTCAGGAAAAACTATCAGGAATTTATTGCGCAGATAAGAGAAGATATCACGCAGGGTAGACGTAAAGAAGCTGAACTAGCAGTGCACACATTTAAAGGATTGTCGGGGACAATCGGTGCGTCAGAACTGTATAAAATTGCAACGCAGTTGAATAACGCCTGTATAGAAACACAGTTTAAAGAAATAACTGTTTTATCCTTTGTCTCAACAAACTTGAAACTCGTATAA
- a CDS encoding ISAs1 family transposase, translated as MGKNNINKYFETIEDHRHHNKLHKLIDVIIIAICGVVAGADTYEQIENFGKKRKRWLSKFLELPYGIPSHDTFDRIFERMNPQEFQNSFKNWIASVAKQTKGQVVAIDGKTLRRSHNRSEDKKAIHMISAWATANQVVLGQLKTEEKSNEITAIPYLLKLLDLSGCIVTIDAMGTQKKIAETIIDSNCDYILALKENHKTLYENTVRFFDHMNNMKEEGYCFDEYETVDGGHGRIETRRNVITRDIDWLDDKENWPGLKSLGMVESTRNVNGEVSCDRRYYISSLDCTAQVFGTSVRSHWGIENSLHWVLDIAFREDESRIRKGFGPENFAAIRHIALNLLKENKSFKGSIKSKRLNAAMDTQYLEDVMFA; from the coding sequence ATGGGTAAAAACAACATAAATAAATACTTTGAGACGATTGAAGATCATAGGCACCACAACAAGCTCCATAAATTAATTGATGTGATTATTATTGCAATATGTGGCGTTGTCGCAGGGGCCGATACCTACGAACAAATTGAAAATTTTGGAAAAAAGCGAAAGAGATGGCTTTCAAAATTCCTGGAATTGCCATATGGGATCCCATCACATGATACCTTTGACCGAATTTTTGAAAGGATGAACCCACAAGAATTTCAAAATAGTTTCAAAAACTGGATTGCCTCTGTAGCCAAACAAACCAAAGGCCAGGTTGTGGCGATAGACGGAAAAACCCTGAGACGCTCTCATAACAGATCTGAGGATAAAAAAGCCATCCATATGATTAGTGCCTGGGCAACTGCAAATCAGGTAGTTCTCGGGCAACTAAAAACGGAAGAAAAATCCAATGAAATAACCGCCATTCCCTATCTTTTAAAGTTGCTTGATCTATCCGGTTGCATAGTCACCATTGATGCCATGGGGACACAGAAAAAAATTGCGGAAACCATAATTGACAGTAATTGTGACTACATTCTGGCATTAAAAGAAAACCACAAGACCCTTTATGAAAATACAGTCCGTTTTTTTGACCACATGAACAATATGAAAGAAGAGGGATACTGTTTCGATGAATATGAAACAGTAGATGGTGGGCATGGACGCATTGAGACCCGTAGGAATGTCATAACCCGTGATATTGATTGGCTTGATGACAAAGAAAATTGGCCTGGTTTAAAATCTTTGGGGATGGTTGAAAGCACCCGGAATGTTAACGGGGAAGTAAGTTGTGACAGGCGTTATTATATATCCAGTCTTGATTGTACTGCGCAGGTATTTGGAACTTCTGTCAGAAGTCATTGGGGAATTGAGAATTCACTTCACTGGGTATTGGATATCGCTTTCCGGGAAGATGAGAGCAGGATACGGAAAGGATTCGGGCCGGAGAACTTTGCGGCAATTCGGCATATTGCCTTAAATCTGCTTAAAGAAAATAAAAGTTTTAAAGGGAGCATCAAGTCAAAAAGATTGAATGCGGCAATGGATACACAGTATTTGGAGGACGTGATGTTTGCATGA
- a CDS encoding TIGR04282 family arsenosugar biosynthesis glycosyltransferase: protein MTTDNAVIVFIKAPEKGRVKTRLAKGVGETAALELYRCFVMDVLDMVRSAPWALRVYFYPDNAFDRIRSWLGNDFDLFPQKGATLGDKMENALAGTLTAGYERAVLIGSDLPDLPSAIVEKAFNGLEQCSAAIGPARDGGYYLIGFTAKGFIPQIFHCIPWGTNQVFDLTLNKFKDHQISNYTLPVWHDIDTREDLGFINLDPAAKTAVHTTGYLLKQGLKI, encoded by the coding sequence ATGACCACAGACAACGCTGTCATTGTTTTCATTAAAGCGCCTGAAAAGGGGCGGGTCAAAACGCGGCTGGCAAAGGGTGTGGGAGAGACGGCTGCCCTGGAATTATACCGCTGCTTTGTGATGGATGTTTTGGATATGGTCCGGTCAGCCCCTTGGGCGTTGCGGGTGTATTTCTATCCGGACAATGCCTTTGACCGTATCAGATCCTGGCTGGGAAATGACTTTGATCTTTTTCCCCAAAAGGGCGCCACCTTGGGAGACAAAATGGAAAATGCGCTTGCCGGGACCCTTACCGCAGGATATGAGCGGGCTGTTCTCATTGGGTCTGATTTACCGGATCTGCCGTCCGCAATAGTGGAGAAGGCCTTTAATGGCTTGGAACAGTGCAGCGCAGCCATCGGTCCAGCCCGGGATGGCGGTTATTATCTGATCGGGTTTACGGCCAAAGGATTCATCCCCCAAATATTCCATTGTATCCCCTGGGGAACCAACCAGGTATTTGATCTGACCTTGAATAAATTTAAGGATCATCAAATTTCAAACTATACTCTCCCCGTGTGGCATGACATTGATACCCGAGAGGACTTGGGCTTTATCAACCTTGATCCGGCTGCCAAAACGGCAGTTCACACAACCGGTTACCTTTTAAAACAAGGACTGAAGATTTGA
- a CDS encoding metal-sensitive transcriptional regulator — protein sequence MNPGYKDQIPSLNRIEGQIKGIKKMIEDRRYCVDILTQLKAVKAAVHKVEQAVLKSHMQHCLMHAVQSKNEIDILEKIEELMQLLSKRI from the coding sequence ATGAACCCCGGATATAAGGACCAGATACCCAGCTTGAATCGTATTGAAGGGCAGATTAAGGGTATAAAAAAAATGATAGAGGATCGCCGATACTGCGTTGACATTCTAACCCAGCTTAAAGCAGTTAAAGCCGCTGTGCACAAAGTCGAACAGGCGGTACTGAAATCACATATGCAGCACTGCTTAATGCATGCAGTGCAATCAAAAAATGAAATCGATATTTTAGAAAAAATTGAAGAATTAATGCAGCTGTTAAGTAAGCGAATATAA
- a CDS encoding heavy metal translocating P-type ATPase, translating to MIKTQILDINGMTCGACVRHVENAAKEVPGVNDASVNLATEKLKVSYQPEEFKIEDLTAAIKKAGYEGHPERTENSKTFVVKGMTCAACVKRVEDAIADVKGIKSATVNLATEKVRITFSNDKLDFSDIFHVVETAGYQLVEAGEEASEKRKDLELKQQFTSLIISLCFAIPLVLIAMLEMVGIPLPDFISPMHSPKIFAVSQLFLTMPIIFCGLHFYVKGFPALFRGHPNMDSLIAIGTTSAIVYSAFNTVLILTGRTDLVMHLYYETAGVIIALIKVGKYMEAVSKGKTSGAIKKLMGLQPKTAIIVKEGKESIVPIEQVVAGDVLLAKPGEKIAVDGTVLEGHTSVDESMLTGESIPVDKTVGDKVTGASMNQTGTIRYRADRVGKETALAQIIQLVEEAQGSKAPIARMADIIAGYFVPVVIGIALISSGAWFISGAELTFALKIFIAVLVIACPCALGLATPTAIMVGTGRGASLGILIKGGQPLEIASRVKTIVFDKTGTITEGKPKVTDVIAFNGFEKNEVLQFSASAEKGSEHSLGAAIVKEYEKLDTPFHELDDFNAVAGRGIRAKVNDRNLMLGNIEFMTENKISANDIPEADILSKEGKTVMYLALDGKLAGIIAVADVVKSDSADAIEKLHKMGIKTVMLTGDNKLTAAAIAKQVNIDEVVSQVMPGEKAEKVKQLQADASFVAMVGDGINDAPALAQSDIGFAIGSGTDVAMESAGIVLMQNSLSGVVTAIELSRATLRNIKQNLFWAFAYNSAGIPLAAGIFYLFGGPVLNPMFAAAAMAMSSVSVVTNALRLRYFKPDEGIRYRDQNIKSEKEETKMKTKINIDGMSCMHCAKNVTEKLNGVEGIFSTTVNLEDKHAIVDSNSPVDEDLVTQVITDAGYKVMGIEPHK from the coding sequence ATGATTAAGACCCAAATATTAGATATCAATGGCATGACATGCGGTGCATGTGTTCGTCATGTCGAAAATGCAGCAAAAGAGGTGCCGGGCGTTAACGACGCTTCGGTAAATTTAGCGACAGAAAAACTAAAAGTTTCATACCAACCCGAAGAATTCAAAATAGAGGATCTAACAGCAGCTATAAAAAAAGCGGGTTACGAAGGACATCCAGAGCGGACGGAAAATTCCAAGACATTTGTCGTCAAAGGAATGACCTGTGCCGCATGTGTAAAAAGAGTAGAAGATGCAATTGCCGATGTGAAAGGGATAAAATCGGCAACAGTTAATTTGGCAACCGAGAAAGTCCGTATCACTTTTTCAAATGACAAGCTGGATTTTTCTGATATTTTTCATGTGGTTGAAACAGCGGGTTACCAACTTGTGGAAGCCGGTGAGGAAGCGTCTGAAAAGAGGAAAGATTTAGAACTTAAACAGCAATTTACCAGCCTTATTATTTCCCTATGTTTTGCGATTCCATTGGTTCTTATTGCAATGCTTGAGATGGTCGGAATCCCCCTTCCGGACTTCATCAGTCCGATGCACAGCCCGAAAATTTTTGCTGTGAGTCAACTATTTCTTACGATGCCAATAATTTTCTGTGGTCTCCATTTTTATGTTAAAGGATTTCCTGCGCTTTTCAGGGGACATCCCAATATGGACTCTCTGATCGCCATAGGCACAACCTCAGCTATCGTTTACAGTGCCTTTAATACTGTTTTGATACTGACAGGCAGAACTGATCTTGTAATGCACTTGTATTATGAAACTGCCGGGGTGATCATCGCATTAATCAAGGTTGGAAAATATATGGAGGCCGTCAGCAAAGGAAAAACATCAGGTGCCATAAAAAAATTGATGGGGTTGCAGCCTAAAACTGCCATCATCGTAAAAGAGGGTAAGGAATCTATTGTACCGATTGAGCAAGTTGTTGCAGGTGATGTGCTCTTGGCAAAGCCCGGAGAAAAAATTGCTGTGGACGGGACTGTCCTTGAGGGACACACATCAGTCGATGAATCCATGTTGACTGGGGAAAGCATCCCGGTCGACAAAACAGTTGGAGATAAAGTCACAGGTGCCAGCATGAATCAGACCGGAACGATTCGTTACCGCGCAGATCGAGTCGGCAAAGAGACAGCGCTCGCCCAAATCATTCAGCTGGTTGAGGAGGCCCAGGGCAGTAAGGCGCCTATTGCAAGAATGGCTGATATCATTGCCGGATATTTTGTTCCGGTTGTTATTGGTATCGCCCTGATTTCCAGCGGGGCCTGGTTCATCAGCGGTGCAGAACTAACCTTTGCGCTGAAAATTTTTATTGCAGTACTCGTGATTGCCTGTCCCTGCGCCCTGGGACTTGCGACGCCAACAGCAATTATGGTCGGTACGGGACGGGGGGCTTCTCTGGGCATTTTGATCAAGGGGGGGCAACCTTTGGAAATCGCCAGTCGGGTTAAAACCATTGTGTTTGATAAAACCGGTACCATTACCGAAGGGAAACCCAAAGTAACCGATGTTATCGCATTTAACGGTTTTGAAAAAAATGAAGTTTTACAGTTTTCAGCATCCGCAGAAAAAGGATCTGAACATTCTTTAGGGGCCGCTATTGTAAAAGAATACGAAAAGCTGGATACCCCCTTCCATGAGTTGGACGATTTTAACGCAGTGGCAGGCAGGGGCATTCGGGCAAAAGTAAATGATAGAAATCTGATGCTTGGTAATATTGAATTCATGACTGAAAATAAAATTTCTGCAAACGATATTCCAGAAGCCGACATCTTATCTAAGGAAGGTAAAACAGTCATGTATCTGGCATTGGATGGAAAATTAGCCGGCATTATTGCGGTTGCAGATGTCGTGAAATCCGATTCAGCGGATGCCATTGAGAAACTTCATAAGATGGGAATTAAAACTGTAATGCTGACTGGTGACAACAAACTAACGGCTGCCGCCATAGCAAAACAGGTAAACATAGATGAAGTCGTATCCCAGGTCATGCCTGGCGAAAAAGCGGAGAAAGTTAAACAACTTCAAGCGGATGCCTCGTTTGTGGCTATGGTTGGAGATGGAATAAACGATGCGCCTGCTTTGGCTCAGTCAGATATTGGATTCGCAATTGGATCCGGAACCGATGTGGCTATGGAATCTGCAGGTATTGTTTTAATGCAGAACAGCCTGAGTGGCGTTGTAACAGCAATAGAACTTAGCCGGGCGACCTTACGGAATATAAAGCAGAATCTGTTTTGGGCATTTGCCTACAATTCGGCGGGGATTCCCTTGGCCGCAGGCATTTTCTACTTATTTGGAGGGCCGGTGTTGAACCCGATGTTTGCGGCTGCCGCCATGGCAATGAGTTCGGTATCGGTTGTAACTAATGCCTTGAGATTAAGATATTTTAAACCTGATGAAGGGATACGGTATCGTGATCAAAATATAAAATCTGAAAAAGAGGAAACCAAAATGAAAACAAAAATTAATATTGATGGTATGAGTTGTATGCATTGTGCAAAAAACGTAACAGAGAAACTCAATGGCGTTGAGGGGATTTTTTCAACAACGGTTAATCTTGAAGACAAGCATGCGATTGTAGACTCAAATTCTCCTGTGGATGAGGATCTTGTCACCCAGGTGATAACTGATGCGGGGTACAAGGTTATGGGAATTGAGCCACATAAGTAA
- a CDS encoding radical SAM protein encodes MNIDQYNHWIRLEQDNTAVYVNPESVDWIVPSAAGDRLLRKFIFSKGQGGSKQEPEAALAPGDTDFNAIVRDSQFLSLLKSPDVAEYKGRAHVLPLKRLKEFWLHITDQCNLACRHCLFSCSAKTNRTMDFEMITSTVRQAYGLGTRIFYLTGGEPLVHPDFQKICRLILNEYPDTMLVILTNGILIPDHLAFFKSLPCDRLFLQVSLDGIEQTNDRLRGAGAFAKTTAALAALKGSNIVITLSMVVHPDNFHQMTKMVELGVEFSVNAIHYMWLLTTGRASSLPAVSMDELFNNLIEAHDMAEAHGLSIDNITNLAARVFSTPGTKYDLGNAGWESLALGPDGIIYPTPALIGRKETGCGHISQGLETIWRNSEGLGDLRSLSVKDDPVYGDNPLKYIVGGPDIDHSFHTGGSYLGYDPYLPLYSRLALWLMVQSAQITKEASWPQIRRKMGEKLLHCEKEGECVALTHSNCVLTLADTHGVVGDFYSAAAQQENTDIINPVCYPDAEMSHIPKTARIRSYGCGSPVLDAGISLGDTVVDLGCGAGVECYIAAQKTGPSGQIIGIDMLDHMLALARKPLGDVAQNLGYENVSFKKGFLEQLQGYRM; translated from the coding sequence TTGAACATAGATCAGTATAATCACTGGATCAGACTTGAACAGGACAACACAGCCGTATATGTCAACCCCGAATCCGTGGACTGGATCGTACCCAGTGCCGCAGGAGACAGGCTGCTTCGAAAGTTTATCTTTTCCAAAGGGCAGGGCGGGTCAAAACAGGAGCCGGAAGCGGCCTTGGCACCCGGTGATACGGATTTCAACGCCATTGTCCGTGATTCCCAGTTCCTCTCCTTATTGAAATCACCGGATGTGGCCGAGTATAAAGGCCGTGCCCATGTATTGCCCCTTAAACGGTTAAAAGAGTTCTGGCTGCATATCACCGATCAATGCAACCTTGCCTGCCGCCATTGTCTTTTTTCCTGTTCAGCAAAAACAAACCGGACCATGGATTTTGAGATGATCACTTCCACGGTTCGGCAGGCTTACGGCCTTGGCACCCGGATATTTTATTTAACCGGCGGAGAACCTTTGGTTCACCCCGATTTTCAGAAGATTTGCCGGCTGATTTTAAATGAATATCCCGACACTATGCTAGTGATTTTGACCAACGGGATACTGATACCGGACCATTTGGCTTTTTTCAAATCCTTGCCGTGTGACCGCTTATTCCTTCAGGTCAGCTTGGATGGTATTGAACAGACCAATGACCGGTTAAGGGGCGCCGGCGCCTTTGCGAAAACAACTGCCGCCCTTGCCGCGCTGAAAGGGTCAAATATTGTCATCACCCTGTCCATGGTAGTTCACCCGGATAATTTTCATCAAATGACAAAGATGGTCGAACTGGGTGTAGAGTTTTCGGTGAACGCCATTCATTACATGTGGCTTTTAACAACAGGACGGGCATCGAGTCTGCCGGCTGTGTCGATGGATGAGCTGTTTAACAATTTGATTGAGGCTCATGATATGGCCGAAGCCCACGGTCTGTCCATTGATAATATCACCAATCTTGCCGCCAGGGTTTTCTCCACCCCCGGCACTAAATACGATTTGGGCAATGCCGGGTGGGAATCGTTGGCGTTGGGACCCGACGGCATAATCTATCCCACCCCGGCCCTGATCGGCCGTAAAGAGACCGGGTGCGGCCATATATCCCAGGGACTGGAGACGATTTGGCGCAACAGTGAAGGCCTTGGGGATTTGCGCAGTTTATCGGTAAAAGATGATCCCGTTTACGGAGACAATCCTTTGAAATACATTGTGGGTGGCCCGGACATTGATCACAGCTTTCATACCGGCGGATCATATTTGGGATATGACCCATACCTGCCCTTGTACAGCCGCTTGGCATTGTGGTTAATGGTTCAATCGGCCCAAATCACCAAAGAAGCGTCCTGGCCCCAGATTCGGCGTAAAATGGGAGAAAAGCTGTTGCACTGTGAAAAGGAAGGTGAATGCGTGGCGTTGACCCACTCCAATTGCGTACTTACCCTGGCCGATACCCATGGCGTTGTGGGAGACTTTTATTCGGCAGCCGCACAACAGGAGAATACGGATATCATCAATCCGGTCTGCTATCCGGATGCGGAGATGTCCCATATTCCCAAAACCGCCAGGATTCGGTCTTATGGATGCGGCAGTCCGGTCCTGGACGCAGGCATCTCTTTGGGTGATACCGTGGTTGATCTTGGCTGCGGGGCAGGCGTAGAGTGCTACATCGCTGCCCAGAAAACAGGACCTTCGGGACAGATCATCGGCATTGACATGCTGGATCATATGCTGGCTTTAGCCCGAAAACCCCTTGGGGATGTGGCTCAAAACCTGGGGTATGAGAATGTCAGTTTTAAAAAAGGCTTTCTTGAACAACTGCAGGGCTATCGCATGTAA
- a CDS encoding ABC transporter substrate-binding protein, with translation MIWTSILRGRIDAAFSLSSNEKRRQACYFPNESLVDSQWVLFIRKEDEGKITFTSWNDLKGKKISVVLAYAYPPEFLKFLETEQNFETVIHDRQGFQMLNARRVDFVAAEYGNALALLEELKLSDQILPLLDHPISTMKLYIAFNKQTVRQQLVDNFSATLKIFKTTPAYEQLYKKYFER, from the coding sequence TTGATATGGACTTCCATATTAAGAGGACGCATTGATGCTGCGTTTAGTCTAAGTTCAAATGAAAAACGAAGACAAGCGTGTTATTTTCCCAACGAATCTTTAGTAGACTCTCAATGGGTGTTATTTATTCGCAAGGAGGATGAAGGGAAAATCACGTTTACGTCATGGAATGATTTGAAGGGGAAAAAGATTAGCGTTGTCTTAGCCTATGCCTATCCCCCTGAATTTTTGAAATTTTTGGAAACGGAACAGAATTTTGAAACTGTTATCCATGATAGGCAGGGTTTTCAAATGTTGAATGCCCGGAGAGTTGATTTTGTTGCCGCTGAGTATGGCAATGCCTTGGCACTTTTGGAGGAATTAAAATTAAGTGATCAGATTTTGCCCTTACTTGATCATCCCATTAGCACGATGAAATTGTATATTGCTTTTAATAAACAGACAGTTCGTCAACAATTGGTGGATAATTTTTCCGCCACCTTGAAAATTTTCAAGACCACGCCGGCGTATGAACAACTCTATAAAAAGTACTTCGAGCGTTAA